Proteins found in one Terriglobia bacterium genomic segment:
- a CDS encoding extracellular solute-binding protein: protein MKSFKSAGTVAAVLLTIAGLAVVPSVPSRGEAPKELVVWHAYRGDEKATFERVVAKYNEAKAASGVKVTTLAVPYDAFADKITAAVPRGKGPDIFIYAQDRLGGWVEAGNTIEPIDFYLDKAVKDRFIPTTMEAMTYQGTVYGLPLNYKVIAMVYNKKLVEKPPKTTGELSAMARKLTDVKTGRFGVAYWYSNFYYHAPLMNGFGGKVFDASRKPVLNSAENVKSLELLMKWVDREKFLPLEPSTALVTSLFNEGKAAIVFSGPWFIGEIAKGIDFGLAPLPTIDEAGGKPMRPWMTVEGVYIAAPSKNKEAAYDFLKYVTDLPVAKILAVEGRQTPANQKVYDDPQVGNDPILKEFRKQVEVAIPMPNVLEMTMAWSPVTTAMNTLVKGAATPKSAMDVAQQELEKDIARLRKKP from the coding sequence ATGAAGAGCTTCAAGTCCGCCGGGACCGTGGCAGCGGTCCTTCTGACGATCGCCGGGCTCGCCGTCGTCCCGAGCGTCCCCTCGCGGGGAGAGGCCCCGAAGGAGCTCGTGGTCTGGCACGCCTACCGGGGTGACGAGAAGGCGACGTTCGAGAGGGTGGTCGCCAAGTACAACGAGGCGAAGGCCGCGTCCGGGGTCAAGGTCACCACGCTCGCGGTCCCGTACGATGCGTTCGCCGACAAGATCACGGCCGCGGTGCCGCGCGGGAAAGGGCCGGACATCTTCATCTACGCGCAAGACCGGCTCGGGGGCTGGGTCGAGGCCGGGAACACCATCGAGCCGATCGACTTCTACCTCGACAAGGCGGTCAAGGACCGGTTCATCCCGACCACGATGGAAGCGATGACCTACCAGGGGACCGTGTACGGGCTACCGCTGAACTACAAGGTCATCGCCATGGTCTACAACAAGAAGCTCGTCGAGAAGCCCCCCAAGACCACCGGCGAGCTTTCGGCCATGGCCAGGAAGCTCACCGACGTCAAGACGGGACGGTTCGGGGTCGCCTACTGGTACTCGAACTTCTACTACCACGCTCCCCTGATGAACGGCTTCGGCGGGAAGGTATTCGACGCGTCCCGGAAGCCCGTCCTGAACTCCGCCGAGAACGTGAAGTCACTCGAGCTGCTCATGAAGTGGGTCGATCGGGAGAAGTTCCTTCCCCTCGAGCCGTCCACCGCGCTCGTGACCTCCCTGTTCAACGAGGGGAAGGCCGCGATCGTCTTCTCCGGCCCCTGGTTCATCGGCGAGATCGCCAAGGGGATCGACTTCGGCCTGGCTCCCCTCCCGACGATCGACGAGGCCGGCGGCAAGCCGATGCGTCCGTGGATGACGGTCGAGGGGGTCTACATCGCCGCCCCCTCCAAGAACAAGGAAGCGGCCTACGACTTCCTGAAGTACGTCACCGATCTCCCGGTGGCGAAGATCCTCGCGGTCGAGGGACGCCAGACCCCGGCGAACCAGAAGGTCTACGACGATCCCCAGGTGGGAAACGACCCGATCCTGAAGGAGTTCAGGAAGCAGGTCGAGGTGGCGATCCCGATGCCGAACGTCCTGGAGATGACCATGGCCTGGTCCCCGGTGACCACCGCGATGAACACGCTCGTCAAGGGCGCCGCCACGCCCAAGTCGGCCATGGACGTCGCGCAGCAGGAGCTCGAGAAGGACATCGCGAGGCTGAGAAAGAAGCCATGA
- the ugpC gene encoding sn-glycerol-3-phosphate ABC transporter ATP-binding protein UgpC, protein MAEVTLKDVSKSYGSVKVIESLDLAIHDQEFMVLVGPSGCGKSTALRMIAGLEEITGGTIDIGGRIVNDLPPKDRDIAMVFQSYALYPHMTVRENLAFGLKIRKMPQVEIDRLVGEAAQILDIPHLLDRKPKQLSGGQRQRVAVGRAIVRKPAVFLFDEPLSNLDAKLRVQMRAEISKLQSRLRTTTIYVTHDQVEAMTMGHRIAVMKDGRLQQVGTPLEVYERPENVFVAAFIGTPPMNFLKTSITDDGARLAASKFEIPVPASLRAVSDAHRGRQVVAGIRPENILDAAKAARGESARLSVDVEIVEPLGHEVIVHGRAGDDILVSKLDPHRAPRMGEKIDVVLELDALHLFDAGTERRLTA, encoded by the coding sequence ATGGCCGAGGTGACCCTCAAGGACGTCTCCAAGAGCTACGGGTCGGTCAAGGTCATCGAGAGCCTGGACCTCGCGATCCACGACCAGGAGTTCATGGTGCTGGTCGGCCCGTCGGGGTGCGGGAAGTCGACGGCTCTCAGGATGATCGCAGGGCTCGAGGAGATCACGGGCGGGACCATCGACATCGGCGGCCGGATCGTGAACGACCTCCCTCCCAAGGATCGCGACATCGCGATGGTGTTCCAGAGCTACGCGCTCTACCCGCACATGACGGTCCGGGAGAACCTGGCGTTCGGGCTCAAGATCCGCAAGATGCCGCAGGTGGAGATCGACCGGCTCGTGGGGGAGGCGGCGCAGATCCTGGACATCCCGCACCTCCTGGATCGCAAGCCCAAGCAGCTCTCCGGCGGTCAGCGCCAGCGGGTGGCGGTCGGCCGGGCGATCGTGAGGAAGCCCGCGGTCTTCCTCTTCGACGAGCCGCTCTCGAACCTCGACGCCAAGCTGCGCGTCCAGATGCGGGCCGAGATCTCGAAGCTCCAGTCCCGTCTCCGCACCACGACCATTTACGTGACCCACGACCAGGTCGAGGCGATGACCATGGGTCACAGGATCGCGGTGATGAAGGACGGCCGGCTCCAGCAGGTCGGGACGCCGCTCGAGGTGTACGAGCGGCCGGAGAACGTCTTCGTGGCGGCGTTCATCGGCACGCCGCCGATGAACTTCCTCAAGACGTCCATCACCGACGACGGCGCGCGCCTCGCCGCGTCGAAGTTCGAGATCCCGGTGCCGGCTTCGCTGCGGGCGGTGTCGGACGCCCACCGCGGCCGCCAGGTCGTCGCGGGGATCCGCCCCGAGAACATCCTCGACGCCGCCAAAGCGGCAAGGGGAGAGTCCGCGCGCCTCTCGGTGGACGTCGAGATCGTCGAGCCGCTCGGCCACGAGGTGATCGTTCACGGCCGAGCGGGCGACGACATCCTGGTTTCGAAGCTCGACCCGCACCGGGCGCCTCGCATGGGAGAGAAGATCGACGTGGTTCTCGAGCTCGACGCCCTTCACCTTTTCGACGCCGGGACCGAGCGCCGCCTGACGGCGTGA